One window of Drosophila busckii strain San Diego stock center, stock number 13000-0081.31 chromosome 3L, ASM1175060v1, whole genome shotgun sequence genomic DNA carries:
- the LOC108599354 gene encoding uncharacterized protein LOC108599354 produces MSKKVKKKFSWHELERFPTFHAHTKLKPKEQQQQQQVTEPAPVEESRVAASELFELWTLLLWWECNQIVAAQLKAARRTQATQTEAIWSISIVNCLIWLLQATQTAWRKLKQLIYRLLTILLITLLLLILLLPKQNVRQALLTLLNC; encoded by the exons ATGAGCAAGA AAGTCAAAAAGAAGTTTAGTTGGCATGAGCTCGAGCGTTTTCCAACATTTCATGCGCACACCAAGCTTAAGcccaaagagcagcagcagcagcagcaagtgacAGAGCCGGCGCCAGTTGAAGAGTCGCGCGTCGCTGCCAGCGAATTGTTTGAGCTATggacgctgctgctttggtgGGAATGCAATCAAATAGTTGCAGCTCAATTGAAAGCAGCGCGTCGCACGCAAGCGACACAAACTGAAGCCATTTGGTCAATCAGCATTGTTAACTGTTTAATTTGGCTACTGCAAGCGACACAAACTGCTTGGCGCAAGCTCAAGCAACTCATCTATAGACTGCTAACCATTTTGCTAATTACACTTTTACTGCTAATATTAttgctgccaaagcaaaatgtgCGGCAAGCGCTGTTAACgcttttaaattgttag
- the LOC108600936 gene encoding uncharacterized protein LOC108600936, giving the protein MNISSTICWSSHFDAKTICNVGPDVLCVRQGNLVKFIQMSTNSVSYFKAETVASGLYISQFCGHNRFPLFAFAEATLRPQIFIYKYPELSKFNTLTSNNVINVDMRFTEFDQLLLLSGHPRYTICIFNYRNGNLLLEYDTRITSRPFSLCSSLSSLPTVVQMDKQEMRLLCYEIGFVDKDAFLHLTSIVELGKNYLKSVKHCMCFGDDNDLYVVSDFGEFSQIDIATFSVKPKWSPSYISDPGVSMITRAHSVTSHRNGFLIANYLTAFYIKKKAGNFVVEWTIDEDLGSVCMFRSNPNGELYAQRELGSIDVVQLEENTGKLVELVPTGKPVLAFRVLSGFKEECVAVLFADGIAMIELATGRTTCEIPLQVPCVMNAHRSNPYVIVGTLDGVLVLVHFERSNVAHVVAEVQCESAAVFALDYHDTCVVLQDQAKRLHVVNVEYRPPKMTYFFAIKDDLLVKQVFVMDFLVVEGPRLLVFITRDEDVKYPGYADEMWIYNWGKDRRLHRREFKLPKTYIAFQVQPPAGRWVLVEIVCVVRNSGVFDQYVLNEKNELQLVCSIGTTHFGYIIGMGHTKHVMTWGIAGIMVHFRQHKRAKKPYMMSRYVALFYKPEYLLRARECYNSKYIILLSANNVMRVCRLPSLADNIRENTELPVEENFFIEQIKYEVKPFVPSIAKLEVKEEYTNADLFKHEKLKQMIKDFAAKVTALIDYDISVTGKTKGIYKKFCYHYKWLEALTEQAHKLCEVERASLMEAIADQSRIRDWIMRLVTRDAININYKVRSIFADANFDSFSMQRKPKTEVFDKYRFYDLEDHIRMSTMSLDEIEEVPEESEQHELVEQDAEQQPQVGPKKSVLRELKPYVVVGSSIYEHVMAPVFQLQNRAIVTTNQTFNANCKYRFYLWEPLKQEFNKHFHEAQQMKQETIDNVVGTNNVLNKIYDNMNIMLRLLHMEKFEPPALTLPTLAKDEVIKCIMEVDDSEIKAINRRRRKTIDTGGKRGRLLLWSVEFWARALIVMMDGVIEKLWEEEIKKDIPVPEFTLKKQPHEYSLEDQRVYRAYEEAVRQLEADRRKYLGILHENETKTLALKMNHILKLNKRVAELMLLKLKYDFALKQMRVRMLNLKSINYDRDQLRKRVKSLRSDIDKLGEYIKRYGQLMEFWERAAAEVRTRLDTQQTRDRAIERFFRGNFLNTVPHASHEMTKLFKKRPKLTNKLFPSSMMCLEVAHRLSPKVSTRNAFPLPKDVLDFLANIAEGDLPKQCPPSVDAKAWDAFTKLRRQKIESELRLKGIGYQLSDSQNYLNSLSKDINSLKEAKALTQREMEDTTQQYLEAIHNMTLQITLTLGQVEVHVGGVVKSLQDSVLMHVDDIKAVNAMIKNAGNKKIKAMQRVAIFRRQVIFKEWEHKLYKANIAYLKYMLDAIEKCKVSLEFLTILRNWEKVKAERQKFMTPGAIERVVEQKIAAFRKHIERVNIKIDTVKANILETKRNNHAINLKVERLKVDVAFQHQQRDIMMEERRDREKQERMQQIKTHSQLLTNVRKHYAHVLELQTILELLRLRTYPTLGPPLPQCHPPVPEFILHSTPK; this is encoded by the exons atgaatATAAGCTCAACGATTTG ctggagcagccaCTTTGATGCCAAGACCATATGCAATGTGGGTCCCGATGTGCTCTGCGTGCGGCAGGGCAATCTGGTCAAGTTTATACAAATGTCCACCAACAGTGTGAGCTACTTCAAGGCGGAGACGGTGGCCTCTGGACTGTACATTAGTCAATTCTGTGGACACAATCGCTTTCCgctgtttgcctttgctgaGGCAACGCTGCGTCCGCAGATTTTCATCTACAAGTATCCGGAGCTGAGCAAGTTCAATACGCTGACGT CCAACAATGTCATCAATGTGGACATGCGCTTCACCGAATTcgatcagctgctgctgctcagcggcCATCCCAGATACACAATCTGCATCTTCAACTATCGCAATGGCAATTTGCTGCTCGAGTACGATACGCGCATCACTTCGCGTCCGTTTAGCTTGTGCAGCAGTCTCAGCAGTTTGCCCACAGTGGTGCAAATGGATAAGCAGGaaatgcgtttgctttgctatgAAATCGGCTTTGTCGACAAGGACGCCTTTCTGCATTTAACTTCGATAGTGGAGCTGGGAAAAAACTATCTCAAGTCAGTTAAGCACTGCATGTGCTTTGGCGATGATAACGATCTTTATGTTGTAAGCGATTTTGGCGAGTTCTCGCAAATAGACATTGCCACCTTTTCGGTGAAGCCCAAATGGTCTCCCAGCTACATCAGCGATCCGGGAGTTTCAATGATAACACGCGCCCATTCGGTCACTTCGCATCGCAACGGTTTCCTCATTGCCAATTACCTGACTGCGTTCTATATAAAGAAGAAGGCGGGCAACTTTGTGGTGGAGTGGACCATCGATGAGGATCTGGGGAGCGTTTGCATGTTCCGAAGCAATCCCAATGGCGAGCTCTATGCGCAGCGTGAACTTGGCAGCATTGATGTGGTGCAGCTGGAGGAGAATACAGGCAAACTAGTCGAGCTAGTGCCCACGGGCAAACCCGTGCTAGCGTTTCGCGTCCTCTCGGGTTTCAAGGAGGAGTGTGTGGCGGTTCTCTTCGCCGATGGCATCGCTATGATCGAGCTGGCTACAGGTCGCACCACCTGTGAAATTCCGCTGCAGGTGCCTTGCGTCATGAATGCGCATCGCAGCAATCCGTACGTCATTGTGGGCACCCTGGATGGCGTTTTGGTGCTCGTGCACTTTGAGCGCAGCAATGTGGCGCATGTGGTCGCCGAGGTGCAATGCGAGTCCGCAGCGGTGTTCGCGCTGGACTATCACGACACCTGCGTGGTGCTGCAGGATCAGGCGAAGCGTCTGCATGTAGTCAATGTGGAGTATCGTCCGCCCAAGATGACCTACTTCTTTGCCATCAAGGACGATCTGTTGGTCAAGCAGGTGTTTGTCATGGACTTTCTGGTGGTGGAGGGTCCACGTCTGCTGGTGTTCATTACACGCGACGAGGACGTCAAGTATCCTGGCTATGCGGATGAAATGTGGATTTATAACTGGGGCAAGGACAGGCGACTGCATCGACGCGAGTTCAAGCTGCCCAAGACCTATATCGCGTTTCAGGTGCAGCCACCTGCTGGACGCTGGGTGCTGGTGGAGATTGTGTGCGTGGTGCGGAACAGCGGGGTATTCGATCAGTATGTGCTGAACGAGAAGAACGAGCTGCAGCTGGTCTGCTCCATTGGCACGACGCACTTTGGCTACATCATTGGCATGGGGCATACCAAGCATGTGATGACCTGGGGCATTGCCGGCATCATGGTTCACTTTCGCCAGCACAAGCGCGCCAAGAAGCCCTACATGATGTCCCGCTATGTGGCGCTCTTCTATAAGCCGGAGTATCTGCTTCGCGCTCGCGAGTGCTACAACTCCAAGTACATCATTCTGCTGAGCGCCAATAACGTCATGCGGGTCTGCCGGCTGCCCTCGCTGGCGGACAACATACGCGAGAACACGGAGCTGCCGGTGGAGGAGAATTTCTTTATCGAGCAGATCAAATATGAGGTGAAGCCGTTTGTGCCCTCCATAGCCAAGCTGGAGGTCAAGGAGGAGTACACCAATGCGGATCTGTTCAAGCACGAGAAGCTCAAGCAAATGATTAAGGATTTTGCAGCCAAGGTCACTGCGCTCATTGATTACGACATTTCGGTTACGGGCAAGACCAAGGGCATCTACAAAAAGTTCTGCTATCACTACAAGTGGCTGGAGGCGTTGACTGAGCAGGCGCACAAGCTTTGCGAAGTGGAGCGCGCTTCGCTTATGGAGGCTATAGCGGATCAGTCACGCATACGCGACTGGATCATGCGCCTGGTGACACGCGACGCCATCAACATAAACTACAAGGTGCGCTCCATTTTCGCCGATGCCAACTTTGACAGCTTCTCGATGCAGCGCAAGCCGAAGACAGAAGTTTTCGATAAGTATCGCTTCTATGATCTGGAGGATCACATACGCATGTCGACAATGTCGCTGGATGAAATCGAAGAGGTGCCCGAAGAGTCAGAGCAGCATGAGCTGGTCGAGCAGGAtgcggagcagcagccacaggtGGGCCCCAAAAAGTCCGTGCTACGCGAATTGAAGCCCTACGTCGTGGTGGGCAGCAGCATCTATGAGCATGTGATGGCGCCAGTGTTCCAGCTGCAGAATCGCGCTATAGTCACCACCAATCAGACGTTCAATGCCAATTGCAAGTATCGCTTTTATTTGTGGGAGCCGCTCAAGCAGGAGTTCAACAAGCATTTCCACGAGGCGCAGCAGATGAAGCAGGAGACCATCGACAATGTCGTCGGCACCAACAATGTGCTCAACAAGATCTACGACAATATGAATATtatgctgcgactgctgcatATGGAAAAGTTTGAGCCGCCAGCGCTGACGCTGCCCACGCTGGCCAAGGACGAGGTTATCAAGTGCATTATGGAGGTGGATGACTCGGAGATTAAGGCCATCAATCGACGCAGACGCAAGACCATTGATACGGGTGGCAAGCGTGGGCGTCTGTTGCTTTGGTCAGTGGAGTTTTGGGCGCGTGCGCTTATTGTTATGATGGATGGCGTCATTGAAAAGTTGTGGGAGGAGGAGATCAAAAAGGACATACCCGTGCCAGAGTTTACGCTCAAAAAGCAGCCGCATGAATATTCGCTGGAGGATCAGCGCGTCTATCGCGCCTACGAGGAGGCAGTGCGTCAGTTAGAAGCAGATCGGCGCAAGTATTTGGGCATTCTACATGAAAATGAAACCAAGACGCTCGCACTCAAGATGAATCACATTTTGAAGCTTAACAAGCGCGTGGCTGAGCTGATGCTGCTCAAGCTCAAGTACGACTTTGCGCTGAAGCAAATGCGCGTGCGCATGCTGAATCTCAAGTCCATTAACTATGATCGCGATCAGCTGCGCAAGCGCGTCAAGAGTCTGCGCAGCGACATAGACAAGCTGGGCGAGTACATCAAGCGCTATGGCCAGCTCATGGAGTTTTGGGAGCGTGCAGCGGCTGAGGTGCGCACGCGCCTGGACACGCAGCAGACGCGCGATCGCGCCATTGAGCGCTTCTTCCGCGGCAATTTTCTCAATACAGTGCCGCATGCCTCGCATGAAATGACGAAGCTGTTCAAGAAGCGACCCAAGCTGACCAACAAGCTGTTTCCCTCGTCCATGATGTGCCTGGAGGTGGCGCATCGACTTAGCCCCAAGGTGAGCACGCGCAATGCCTTTCCGCTGCCCAAGGATGTGCTGGACTTTCTGGCCAACATAGCCGAGGGTGATCTGCCCAAGCAGTGTCCGCCCTCGGTGGACGCCAAGGCTTGGGATGCCTTCACCAAGCTGCGACGCCAGAAAATCGAAAGCGAGCTGCGGCTCAAGGGCATTGGCTATCAGCTGAGCGACAGTCAAAACTACCTGAACAGCCTCAGCAAGGACATCAACAGTCTGAAGGAAGCCAAGGCTCTGACCCAAAGGGAAATGGAGGACACCACACAGCAATAT CTCGAAGCCATACACAACATGACCCTGCAGATTACCCTCACCCTGGGTCAGGTGGAGGTGCATGTGGGTGGCGTCGTCAAGTCGCTGCAGGACAGCGTGCTCATGCATGTGGATGACATCAAAGCCGTCAACGCCATGATCAAGAATGCGGGCAACAAGAAAATCAAAGCCATGCAGCGCGTCGCCATCTTCAGGCGTCAGGTAATCTTCAAGGAGTGGGAGCACAAGCTCTACAAGGCCAACATTGCCTATCTCAAGTACATGCTGGATGCCATAGAGAAGTGCAAGGTCAGCTTGGAGTTTCTCACGATCCTACGCAACTGGGAGAAGGTCAAGGCGGAGCGTCAGAAGTTCATGACGCCGGGCGCCATCGAGCGTGTGGTGgagcaaaaaattgcagcatttcGCAAACATATTGAGAGAGT CAACATTAAAATTGACACAGTCAAGGCCAACATACTGGAGACCAAGCGCAATAATCATGCTATAAATCTAAAAGTTGAAAGGCTCAAGGTCGATGTTGCCtttcagcatcagcagcgcGATATAATGATGGAAGAGCGACGCGATCGTGAGAAGCAGGAGCG catgcaacaaataaagACGCACAGTCAGTTGCTAACAAATGTGCGCAAGCATTACGCCCATGTGCTGGAGCTGCAGACAATATTGGAGTTGCTACGACTGCGCACATACCCTACGCTGGGTCCGCCACTGCCGCAATGCCACCCACCCGTGCCAGAGTTCATTTTACACTCGACGccgaaataa